From a region of the Saccharomycodes ludwigii strain NBRC 1722 chromosome VII, whole genome shotgun sequence genome:
- the MLP2 gene encoding Mlp2p (similar to Saccharomyces cerevisiae YKR095W | MLP1 | Myosin-Like Protein (paralog of YIL149C | MLP2)): MSIVPHDSIPNSTNDPTINLQVLSKSIGVEESLINTLNPTLLNKLSDIVSNLELLKSENLDKTSVIDGLKSSFQQKIEKLKEEFKTLSEDNDNLINEKESFEKSKRGLEETIQKNSAEIKVLELKSTELLEQKKMVESDKTQLLTNLEKKSFHINDLVGQVKTLETKVKDLKTNKNENELRIQNLESDNIQFKFENEKLKKELELSSTNNDWLNEQLKITSEKFNEYRQNISSELLELKSSLRKTTENLQLEKNCNARITKDVEHKTKLLQQKSVELKTISDNLEKQKHEFAHEVMLKEKLIALLEKQIKTLKETHADYHDQTVAPKDSLLEELSKNKEIIKNYEAKIDCLEDELQQLSTTDSTQEEKSIDIGKVYSDMSILKKELIKERHQKLDLQKQVESFIVELEHKVPILNSFKERTEMLENEITVLTFELEKTSKDNEMKIRLLDCGEQKVNDYQSQIRLLKQQRIDLANQVKYLLLQIELRSDAKQANILTPKQLNLISKLVDSSNPYDEDIQKEISDRLVVFKDINELQQHNAELLTSLRQLGHKLEEEEMKNATNISSIESKAIEEAKELIVELQKQNTTLQDKLALVIKERDAYKLVNSSKTSDGKSVEADVKSIISENQARIKELETHLSESVKYYSENVKVLNEEVQALYKQKSEIELKFSSERSSKLLAEERYRLLCDNLDGLKSENTLLRSRCDKIEDNLLTQDKNTNETINELISLKSQNDVLLAQIENLKKEKSLIKQSNDKRSQENASISKERNQLKVLVTELQMLKKENDKILENAYKKYSTDIEQTKAEITGLKTQLETKTKELDDLSKLHRDSTDLFQQKVFELNEKAIEFQKDLATKDIYSNKLEGEIKNLKDTVSQKDSKLHTYGLLNENSPLEMLKKEMEKTEIKLKEYEQELAQYKDMYKSSEETINSLSSALQLARDSVSRKEQEFVQIENELKHKISLLETQITDLNNELEQQKLEMEIQLSDYKKEIERLKVFESDSVSIRKDYEDKTSLLQNSLSEQQSLAISWQKKYEEELQSHASITKSVGNLREDCQRYQQQVEELKATADTARKTLETHELSWEEQRAELESQLGLANESIEDLKSQNKLLYDQIENKLELNKGLDSVDEELFGNKELLFAVRREKEILETKLEVSKREESLTRQQLDSANKELLTCKMELNNLKQLSDSNANEDLFNKHNEILEKLNQLNLLKESNITLRNELTLELKKNKDWSERIQSLETELSPLRVEIETLKTTISEKTKELESVREEANRWKTHMQNMSKKYGQVDVTEYENLKHQLVTEEDEIKRMKTCLEETKNSYEEKFQKLKSQCHIKLNDMKIKNQTSLDELNLLLGEKIKHAENLEKEKNELTLSFETERKKLEDQLSETTEHIKSADNLSKKVEELEQKLNKERDYNSKKLAELSAQSDVNDFEKEKQQWIEEKEKEIAEKFKEDLNKAIDEKLKELSAEKIPSATDIERLKQEWEAENEKVIEERINKARREAVEGIKEERIDSIIKKKQKSLEESFNKKVMEEAEKLTATKREVDQTEIRKQLELELKEKLSKDFTEKLNESKKKQVLEAETQFKMKINLLKNQSDKYKKEVEELKQKLGAKDKAATHSFAPSVALPFPPGASFPFFYNQLGPNGNNNGNGNNNGNGTSGGINRTTDQNRVQPVFNDSLKRQQANTDDTQNSEQNNDKRQKVESEESKLSYTSNTMDSNNLSSAAQKDHDEKNNVNS; encoded by the coding sequence ATGAGCATTGTGCCACATGATTCAATCCCTAATAGCACCAATGACCCTACAATTAACCTGCAGGTTTTATCAAAATCTATTGGTGTGGAAGAATCCTTAATTAATACTTTAAACCCTACATTACTCAACAAATTATCTGATATAGTTTCTAATTTGGAACTTTTGAAATCAGAAAATCTCGATAAAACTTCTGTAATTGATGGCTTGAAGTCCTcatttcaacaaaaaattgaaaaactaAAAGAAGAGTTTAAAACACTTTCCGAggataatgataatttaataaatgaaaaagaatcCTTTGAAAAATCTAAACGGGGCTTAGAGGAAACAATTCAAAAGAATTCAGCAGAAATTAAAGTTTTGGAACTAAAATCAACTGAGCTTttagaacaaaaaaaaatggtcgAAAGTGATAAAACACAATTATTGACCaatttagaaaagaaaagtttcCATATAAATGACCTTGTTGGCCAAGTTAAAACTTTAGAAACAAAagtaaaagatttaaaaacaaataaaaatgaaaatgagcTTCGTATTCAAAATTTAGAATCGGATAACATTcaatttaaatttgaaaatgaaaaattgaaaaaagagcTTGAATTATCTAGTACAAATAATGACTGGCTTAATGAGCAATTGAAAATTACTtctgaaaaatttaacgAATATAGGCAAAATATTAGTTCAGAATTATTGGAATTAAAATCAAGCTTAAGGAAAACAACAGAAAATCTtcaattggaaaaaaattgcaaTGCCAGGATAACAAAGGACGTTGAGCATAAAACTAAATTACTGCAACAAAAATCGGTCGAATTAAAGACCATCTCTGATAATTTGGAGAAGCAAAAGCATGAATTTGCCCACGAAGTCATGTTAAAGGAGAAATTGATTGctttattagaaaaacagattaaaacattaaaagAGACGCATGCAGATTATCACGATCAAACTGTGGCTCCAAAAGATTCTTTGCTTGAAGAATTATCCAAGAATaaggaaataataaaaaattatgaagCAAAAATTGATTGTTTGGAAGATGAACTTCAGCAACTTTCAACTACAGATTCTActcaagaagaaaaaagcaTCGACATCGGCAAAGTTTACTCTGATATGAGTATTTTGAAGAAAGAATTAATCAAAGAAAGACATCAGAAATTGGATTTGCAAAAACAAGTGGaaagttttattgttgAATTAGAACATAAAGTCCCAATTTTAAACTCATTTAAGGAACGCACTGAAATGttagaaaatgaaattacAGTATTAACTTTTGAGCTCGAAAAAACTAGTAAGGATaatgaaatgaaaattaGATTGTTGGATTGTGGAGAACAAAAAGTCAACGATTATCAGTCACAGATCAGGctattaaaacaacaaagaatAGACTTGGCCAACCAAGTCAAATACTTGTTGCTTCAAATCGAGTTACGCAGTGATGCAAAGCAGGCAAATATCTTAACTCCAAAACaactaaatttaatttcaaaattagtTGATTCTTCAAATCCATATGATGAAGACATCCAAAAGGAAATTAGCGACAGATTAGTGGtttttaaagatattaaCGAGTTACAGCAACATAATGCAGAATTGTTAACTTCGTTGAGACAACTAGGCCATAAATtggaggaagaagaaatgaaaaatgcaACAAATATCAGTAGTATTGAAAGTAAAGCCATTGAGGAGGCAAAAGAACTTATTGTTGAATtgcaaaaacaaaataccACATTACAAGATAAGCTAGCATTGGTTATTAAAGAACGTGATGCCTATAAATTGGTAAACAGCAGCAAGACCTCAGACGGTAAATCAGTAGAAGCTGATGTTAAATCGATTATTAGTGAAAATCAAGCAAGAATTAAAGAATTGGAGACTCATCTCTCAGAATCTGTGAAGTACTATTCAGAAAACGTTAAAGTGTTAAATGAAGAAGTTCAAGCTTtgtataaacaaaaaagtgaaaTTGAGCTCAAATTTAGCTCAGAAAGGTCATCCAAATTACTTGCTGAAGAAAGGTATAGACTATTGTGTGATAATCTAGATGGCCTGAAGAGCGAAAACACTCTGCTAAGATCCAGGTGTGATAAAATAGAAGATAATCTTTTAACTcaagataaaaataccaaTGAAACTATTAACGAATTAATCTCTTTGAAATCTCAGAACGATGTTTTACTTGCTCAAATTGAAAActtaaagaaagaaaagtcGTTGATCAAACAATCGAACGATAAACGCTCCCAAGAGAATGCCTCGATttcaaaagaaagaaaccaattaaaagttttggTTACTGAGCTACAAATgttgaaaaaggaaaacgacaaaattttggaaaacgCTTATAAGAAGTACAGTACAGATATTGAACAAACAAAAGCCGAGATAACCGGTCTAAAAACTCAGTTAGAAACGAAGACAAAAGAATTGGATGACTTGTCCAAATTGCATCGAGACTCTACCGATTTATTTCAACAAAAAGTCTTTGagttaaatgaaaaagcaATAGAGTTTCAAAAAGATTTGGCTACAAAAGATATTTATAGCAATAAGTTAGAAGGcgaaattaaaaacttgaAAGATACTGTATCGCAGAAAGATAGTAAACTACACACTTATGGCCTATTGAATGAAAACTCCCCCTTGGAgatgttgaaaaaagaaatggaaaaaacagaaattaAGCTAAAGGAATACGAACAAGAACTTGCTCAATACAAAGACATGTATAAGTCTTCTGAAGAAACAATCAATAGTTTGAGTAGTGCGCTACAACTTGCTAGGGATAGCGTGTCACGGAAAGAGCAGGAGTTTGTGCAAATTGAAAATGAGTTAAAACATAAGATATCTTTACTTGAAACTCAAATTACTGATTTGAACAATGAGTTagaacaacaaaaattggaaatggAAATCCAATTATCTGattataaaaaggaaatagaGCGTCTAAAAGTTTTTGAAAGCGATTCTGTTTCTATTCGAAAAGATTATGAAGATAAGACTAGTTTGTTGCAAAACAGTTTAAGTGAACAGCAAAGTTTAGCTATTAGttggcaaaaaaaatatgaagaaGAATTGCAAAGTCATGCTTCTATTACTAAATCTGTGGGGAATTTAAGAGAGGATTGCCAACGTTACCAGCAACAAGTGGAAGAGCTAAAGGCGACTGCTGACACTGCTAGAAAAACCTTGGAGACACATGAATTGAGTTGGGAAGAACAAAGGGCTGAACTTGAATCACAGCTAGGTTTGGCTAATGAGAGCATTGAAGATTTGAAAtcacaaaataaattattgtaCGACCAAATTGAAAACAAGCTAGAGCTCAACAAAGGTCTTGATTCCGTTGATGAAGAATTATTTGGTAATAAGGAATTACTTTTTGCCGTTCGTCgcgaaaaagaaatattggAAACAAAACTAGAAGTTTCTAAAAGAGAAGAAAGCTTAACCCGTCAACAATTAGATAGTGCcaataaagaattattaacTTGTAAAATGGAACTCAATAATTTGAAGCAATTAAGCGATTCCAACGCCAATGAAGATTTATTCAATAAGCACAATGAAATATTGGAGAAACTAAATCAGTTgaatttgttaaaagaaAGTAACATTACTCTAAGAAACGAACTTACATTGGaactaaagaaaaataaggaTTGGTCAGAACGGATACAATCTTTAGAAACTGAACTATCGCCATTAAGAGTTGAAATAGAAACTTTAAAGACAACGATATCTGAAAAAACCAAGGAGCTTGAATCTGTCAGAGAGGAGGCCAATCGTTGGAAAACGCATATGCAAAATATGTCTAAGAAATATGGCCAAGTTGATGTTACGGAATATGAAAATTTGAAACATCAATTGGTTACTGAGGAGgatgaaattaaaaggaTGAAAACATGTCTggaagaaacaaaaaattccTACGAAGAAAAGTTCCAGAAACTGAAGTCTCAGTGTCacataaaattaaatgacatgaaaattaaaaaccaAACCTCTCTTGATGAACTAAATTTATTGCTAGGTGAAAAGATAAAGCATGCAGAAAACttggaaaaggaaaaaaacgAACTAACTTTATCATTTGAGACtgagagaaaaaagttaGAAGATCAACTAAGCGAAACTACGGAGCACATTAAGTCTGCTGATAATTTATCCAAGAAAGTTGAAGAGTTggaacaaaaattaaacaaggAAAGAGATTATAACAGTAAAAAATTAGCTGAATTGAGTGCACAAAGCGATGTTAACGATTTTGAGAAGGAGAAACAACAATGGATTGAggagaaagaaaaggaaatagCTGAAAAATTTAAGGAAGATTTAAACAAAGCTATTGACGAAAAGTTGAAGGAACTTTCTGCAGAAAAAATCCCATCCGCTACTGATATTGAACGATTGAAGCAGGAATGGGAAGCGGAAAACGAAAAAGTCATTGAAGAACGGATTAATAAAGCAAGAAGAGAGGCGGTAGAAGGTATTAAGGAGGAAAGAATTGATAGtattataaagaaaaagcaaaaatcTTTGGAAGAATCGTTTAACAAAAAGGTTATGGAGGAAGCAGAAAAATTGACTGCTACTAAAAGGGAGGTGGATCAAACTGAAATAAGAAAACAATTGGAACTAGAATTAAAGGAGAAACTAAGTAAAGACTTTACAGAGAAATTAAATGAATCCAAGAAGAAGCAAGTTTTAGAGGCGGAGACTCAATTCAAGATGAAAATTAACTTATTGAAAAACCAAAGCGATAAgtataaaaaagaagtgGAAGAATTGAAGCAAAAATTGGGAGCTAAGGATAAAGCTGCCACTCATTCTTTTGCCCCCTCTGTAGCTTTACCATTTCCTCCAGGGGCTAgttttccatttttctaCAATCAGTTAGGACCAAACGGCAACAACAATggtaatggtaataataatggtaatggtACTAGTGGTGGTATTAACAGAACAACAGACCAAAATAGGGTTCAACCTGTTTTTAATGATTCTTTGAAACGCCAACAGGCAAATACTGATGATACTCAAAATAGTGAgcaaaataatgataaaaggCAAAAGGTGGAGTCGGAGGAATCTAAATTAAGTTATACATCCAATACCATGgatagtaataatttatcatCTGCTGCTCAAAAGGATcatgatgaaaaaaataatgttaactcatga
- the TFB1 gene encoding TFIIH/NER complex subunit TFB1 (similar to Saccharomyces cerevisiae YDR311W | TFB1 | Transcription Factor B), with protein sequence MSHSGAAIFKKVSGMITVDEDASPATLIWRSTDGDKIHKVSLNAVDKLQATPSTSDKMMLRLVLKEDPNKKRKTNGGDGAPVKGPVTTFQFNNRIVMDNIKNTLQTIISRYKDNELYREKLKQKENFIPKIQTPLIDTAQLDDSLSTSNLLSNLELQQTLLKHNKGLFKKFQETVINSSLPPKEFWSTRIPELRAFALTTSQKLGPYNVLSTIKPVASSDNKVNVSVSRDKILTILHNYPIVKKAFDDSVPKNFSEQEFWARFFSSKLFRKLRGERIMANDRGDIILDRYLKLDQEFDTKDDKLLIRPVRKTIDLEGNFQDDPELLGNTPDFTMKSGVDINGRGDGVVDILRGMNRLSEKMIKSLETEYSRPISATAQHTSKDDGGVDEADIGLIRDLEEVPRIEYSEIHLKQKHKPVENLNEVNDTESYEVVLKHVSKVQDILSTKLDLTKVGDENCDEANRRIVNAIKINAKQYQSVDVQENLTATYDIPTDLLESCRILNDTCCEFLKHFYIHYQSGNPKESNIVRRMYEDLQKCLKKLEKIVKLDENCSKYLASIIETLHFTINKYETS encoded by the coding sequence ATGTCACATTCAGGTGCagctatttttaaaaaagtttcagGTATGATCACCGTCGATGAAGATGCCTCACCAGCAACTTTGATATGGAGATCAACAGACGGTGACAAAATACATAAAGTTAGTCTAAACGCAGTGGATAAGTTACAAGCCACTCCTTCAACTTCGGATAAAATGATGTTGAGATTGGTTCTTAAGGAAGACCCAAACaaaaaacgaaaaacaAATGGTGGGGACGGCGCTCCAGTAAAAGGGCCTGTTACTACTTTCCAATTTAACAATAGAATTGTTATGGataacattaaaaatactttgCAAACTATTATTTCAAGGTACAAAGATAACGAATTATATCGAGAAAAGTTGaaacaaaaggaaaattttATTCCAAAGATACAAACACCACTAATTGATACTGCCCAATTAGACGATTCTTTGTCAACTTCAAACTTGCTATCTAATCTGGAATTGCAACAGACTCTTTTGAAGCACAATAAGGGTTTGTTCAAGAAATTTCAAGAGACCGTTATTAATTCCTCATTGCCACCGAAAGAATTTTGGTCGACTAGAATACCTGAATTGAGAGCGTTTGCTTTAACTACATCACAAAAATTAGGTCCGTACAACGTCTTGTCCACTATAAAGCCAGTGGCAAGCAGTGACAACAAAGTTAATGTTAGTGTATCTAgagataaaattttaacaattttgcATAATTATCCAATCGTGAAAAAGGCGTTTGACGATAGTGTTcctaaaaacttttctgAACAGGAGTTTTGGGCCAGGTTTTTCAGTAGTAAACTTTTCCGTAAATTAAGAGGTGAAAGAATTATGGCAAATGACAGAGGTGATATTATATTGGATCGATATTTAAAGTTGGATCAGGAGTTTGATACAAAAGACGacaaattattaatcaGACCAGTTCGTAAAACCATAGATTTGGAGGGGAATTTCCAAGATGATCCAGAGTTGTTGGGGAATACGCCTGATTTCACAATGAAGTCAGGTGTAGATATCAATGGTCGTGGTGATGGTGTTGTTGATATATTGAGAGGGATGAATAGACTAAGTgagaaaatgataaaatctCTAGAAACTGAATATTCCAGGCCTATCAGCGCCACTGCGCAACACACTTCCAAAGATGATGGTGGTGTAGACGAGGCTGATATAGGACTGATACGAGATTTAGAAGAGGTACCGCGTATAGAATACTCTGAAATACATTTAAAACAGAAGCATAAGCCTGTAGAAAATCTGAATGAGGTAAATGACACTGAAAGTTATGAGGTGGTTCTTAAACATGTATCGAAAGTACAAGATATTTTGTCAACGAAATTGGATTTAACAAAAGTTGGTGATGAAAATTGTGATGAAGCTAACCGTAGGATTGTTAATGccattaaaattaatgcCAAACAATACCAAAGTGTTGATGTCCAAGAAAACCTTACAGCTACATATGATATTCCAACAGATTTACTTGAAAGTTGTAGAATATTGAATGATACTTGTTGTGAGTTCCTGAAACACTTTTATATACATTATCAGAGTGGGAATCCCAAGGAGTCAAATATAGTACGTAGGATGTATGaagatttacaaaaatgTTTGAAGAAACTAGAAAAGATTGTCAAATTGGATGAGAACTGTTCCAAGTATTTAGCTTCCATAATCGAAACTCTTCATTTCACTATTAATAAGTATGAAACAAGTTAA
- the MCM10 gene encoding Mcm10p (similar to Saccharomyces cerevisiae YIL150C | MCM10 | MiniChromosome Maintenance) produces the protein MIDPRISNPPNDDLDNITDNEDEREELLKQKLLRMENEMNMLRKSLNDSKEQKSQRELTSSNPTTTSYFVNNLERSAQQAKIELAHKQELLKRRVHTFRNLNNEYAPQIVDLKEKYSQKWINKLYLPETVLDELLQGKKILRLPKLFAKVRPPKFKEPDYSNWVTFGIVSSKSEIKITNTVNNPVKYIIFGLTDFTFDIKLYIFGNNNVSKYFNLEIGGLIAILNPKILPWRTEDTNNNSASDVYKSFNLSIRHDCNNILEIGKSRDFGLCPIRNNNQSCNSPINKSVEDRCFYHKELQLRRNGSQRLELNSTISRRGPNNKELYLNKSNTSFNIRYSNNHNNNNNNNNKRKIGPITVTAAKSTFTSLNAAKAFFDEDFVNPEMFNNLENKRRKIKDLNTELNLKKQLGIIPSSKTKKEKTELFKLSEKVAPMFQNYDPTGGKLKYILQHTDNGVTGNDKENKKKEAIESLLSIKKDKVKLKRSKKEINQKRKTKDEIWLRYHGKDESDDDDDHNLLIIKK, from the coding sequence atGATTGATCCAAGAATTTCAAATCCCCCTAATGATGATTTGGATAATATAACAGATAATGAGGACGAAAGAGAAGAGCTACTTAAACAAAAGCTTTTGCGCATGGAAAATGAAATGAATATGCTTCGAAAATCTTTAAATGATAGTAAAGAACAAAAGAGTCAAAGAGAACTAACGTCATCAAATCCAACCACTACTTCGTACTTTGTGAATAATCTAGAAAGATCGGCACAGCAAGCAAAAATTGAACTTGCCCATAAGCAAGAATTACTGAAACGAAGAGTTCATACTTTCAGAAATTTGAACAATGAATATGCTCCACAAATTGTGGAtcttaaagaaaaatattcgCAAAAATggattaataaattatatttaccTGAAACTGTTTTGGACGAATTATTACaaggaaagaaaattttgagATTACCTAAATTATTTGCCAAAGTTAGGCCACCTAAATTTAAGGAGCCCGACTACTCGAATTGGGTCACCTTTGGTATAGTGAGTTCTAAAAGTGaaataaagataacaaACACGGTAAATAATCCAGTTAAATACATAATTTTTGGTTTAACGGATTTCACCTTTGACATAAAATTGTATATATTTGGAAATAACAAtgtttccaaatattttaatttggaAATTGGTGGTTTGATTGCTATTTTAAATCCGAAAATTTTACCTTGGAGAACTGAAGacacaaataataacagtgcTAGTGATGTTTACAAATCGTTTAATTTAAGTATTAGGCACGATTGTAACAATATATTAgaaattggaaaaagtCGAGATTTTGGATTATGTCCcataagaaataataaccaAAGCTGCAATAGcccaataaataaatcagtAGAAGACAGATGCTTCTATCATAAAGAATTACAATTGAGAAGAAATGGTTCGCAAAGATTGGAATTAAACAGTACTATATCTAGAAGGGGTCCCAACAATAAAGAACtatatttgaataaatCCAATACAAGTTTTAATATAAGATATTCAAACaaccataataataataataataataataataaaaggaaGATTGGACCCATAACAGTTACAGCAGCTAAATCGACATTTACTTCTTTGAACGCTGCAAAAGCTTTTTTTGATGAGGATTTTGTTAATCCTGAAATGTTTAACAATTTAGAAAACAAGAGAAGAAAGATCAAGGATTTAAATACTGAATTgaacttaaaaaaacagcTAGGAATCATTCCAAGttctaaaacaaaaaaggaaaaaacaGAGTTGTTTAAGCTTAGTGAAAAAGTAGCACCAATGTTTCAGAACTATGACCCAACTGGTGGCAAGCTAAAATACATTTTACAACACACAGATAATGGAGTCACTGGTAATGATAAAgagaacaagaaaaaggagGCTATAGAGTCGTTATTAAGTATCAAAAAGGATAAAGTAAAATTGAAGAGATCAAAGAAGGAAATTAATCAAAAGAGAAAGACAAAAGATGAAATATGGTTGAGATACCATGGGAAAGATGAaagtgatgatgatgatgatcacaatctactaataattaaaaaatag
- the PCC1 gene encoding chromatin DNA-binding EKC/KEOPS complex subunit PCC1 (similar to Saccharomyces cerevisiae YKR095W-A | PCC1 | Polarized growth Chromatin-associated Controller), whose amino-acid sequence MSTVDKLDHKFYTGILNNRTLKIPFQNAKQAHIAKQVLEPDPVLNPNDFHMDYIIGTPSSTLVIIFHSVDDRLLRVGVNNCIESIKTIIETFDEL is encoded by the exons ATGAGTACAGTGGATAAACTTGATCATAAGTT TTATACGGgtatattaaataacagGACATTAAAAATACCATTTCAAAATGCTAAACAAGCACATATTGCTAAACAAGTTTTAGAACCAGATCCAGTATTGAACCCTAACGATTTTCATATGGattatattattggtaCTCCTTCTTCTACActcgttattatttttcacaGTGTGGATGATCGGCTATTAAGAGTGGGTGTTAATAATTGTATCGAATCCATCAAAACAATTATAGAAACATTTGATGAATTATGA